The window AGGTCGCCGTACCGACGCGATGATGATGAGACGGCCGGCGCCATTCGACCCGCCGATGATGGAGACCACCAGGCTGGGCGCAATGGCGATGCAGCGTGTCATCAGGTTCCTCAGCCACGTCTTCATCTTGATGTCCAAGAACCCCTAATTTTCACAAGGAGAAAAAGGAAGGGCCATTTGTGCTTAAATATTTGAGAGTGCGATCGAATTAGCAGACTAAGAAAACCACAGATACATGCATGCACGCGTGGACTAAAAGGAGACAAATTAGTGGTGGAGTATCAGAGAAAGATGACAAGTAACTCTACTTACTTCTAGAATAGACATGTCATACATATATAGCTGGAAAGTACCTGCATGATGTACTGGCCGGCATATGTGCCGGTAATGGTCGAGCTTTGCCCTGAGGCTAACAGCGCCACCCCGTACACGATCGAGCTGGATCTGCCCAGCACGTTCTGATGCGTCCAACAACACAAAACATTTCAATCAaatggttgtattatcttgtgttaaTATTTGCACTAACTAGTCGTGCTGTTACGTACCTTGAGCAGAAATGAGGAGTTGTCCAGACTGAGGTCACTGCATTTGTCGATGTCCTCCGCCGAGAGGTTCTCCCCGAAGCAGACGGTCCCGGAGACAGAAATGACGGCTATGTTGATGAGCAGCGCCACGAACAGCGCGAAGCCGCTCTCGTACAGGAAGAACCTGCAAGCATCCTGATCGACACACACATATGCTTACTAGGCAAAGCTATTACCCCCCAGCTATAGAATAATTTGTGAAGGAACCAACCTTGATTCCTCTTACTGATGACGGCGTCTTCCTGGACAGCACCAACGCCGAATGCAAGAACAAGTTGTGACTGTACTCAAACAAAATGAGAAACCATGTTTAATTAGTTAGCCACTCTAATTAATAACATTTTCACAGTTGATAGTTTTTAGCAATCCACACTTACGGCATAACTAGAGCTCCAAGGAGGGCAATGGCATCTCCGGTGGCGCCATTCCCCTTGAGCTTGGGAATGAACAGACCCTTGAGGACCTCCTTCGCCGGAGGCTTCACTATGCTCAGCTCTCCGAAGAAGCATGCGGCCATGACGAAAACCAGCATGGAGATCAGAAACTCGAGCTTGCGCACTCCATATCTTTgtaggccaaggaggaggagcgtgCTGGAGCCGGTGATGAGAACCCCGATCCACACAGGTATGCGGAACAAGAGGTAGAAAGCGAATGCTGTCCCAATCACTATGTAAACAAACAAGTTAACCGATCGATTTCGTAAGAAACTTAGAAGACATGCATGTCATTATAGATTACTACTAGATTGTTGCTATTTTCAACTGCTGCCGTCGCTCCACCGCAGAAAAACAACGACAAAAGACCTGTTTTCGCCATTGCTACGTAGTGTTTTCAACAAAAGACAATTGGGCACGTTAATAACAAAGTAATACAATTATGTAGACCAGTTCAGCATGTTGACTCCACCATGTGCATACTTGCTATTAGTGTTTTTTATTAAGGGATGTGGTTAATTTAAGATTCATATAGTTAGCAACGGTTGACTAAGGACAACAAGATGGGGAGAAAAGAATGCCGTCCACAGGGGGgccatgcccccccccccacacacacacacaaagcacAAAAGTAAATAAACATAGACAGCATAATGATCCGAACCTTCCGGGATATCGGCGGCGATCACCGCCACCTCCGCAAGAAGCCACAGGCAGATCATCACCGGCTTTGGATACTCGGTCTTGCATATCTCCGCGAGATGCTTTCCTGCACGCACGCGATTATCGAGTTAGCTCTCACAACTTGCATTTTGTTTTGTATGTTGAGATTGGCGTTTGTGGACTTTTAATATACCTGTAACCACGCCAAGGTTAGCTGCTAGTGATTGTATGATGAGCGCGAAGATAAGGCCAATCAGAATCACCCAGAGGAGCTGCAAGCACACAATCGACAGGACAAAGCAAAAGACAGAGGTGCCAATTAGTCTCTCAACTCCTTTTGGTTTTGGGATGAGCTGGAAACGGTGAAAAGTTTGAGATTTACTAGAAAGAGAATGCATACTCGATCCACAAAGATCGTTAAAAAAGTGCAATGTCATGGAAAAGTAGAATCGCCTGGGAAAGGTAGAATCAGCTGAAAAATGTGCACTGCCACTACCTCATATCTGTGGTTGGCGCCGGCTTGCAGGTCCGTCTCCACTGCATCAACAGTTCCATCACCATGAGAACCGTGACCCGAGGTATGAACAATGATAAAAGCCAGAGCTGGTTGCAAAAGAGGAAATTAAGGGCGCTTACAGTTGCCAGGATCTAGATAGGCCAGGGACACCATGAACCCGGGCCCAACATGGGAGAGGAATCGCTTCCATGCCGGCTCCTGTACAGCACAGATATTGTAACTAAATTTAACCGATCTCTCTAGCTAGAGCCAGACTCACCATGAACATGAGCAAACGAGCTTCTACATATGCACAAGAGGAGCAAGACATAGCACTGTACCTTGACGAGCGTCTCATCACCGTCTTCAAACTTCTTGCCATCCTGCACATCTTGCACGGCGTTGGCTCGCCAGCTCCTCCCCCTCTCGCTGCTCGGCGCCTCCCGCTCGATCTCCATTGCCGCCGCCGAACTAGCTAGGCCGGCAAGGTTTCTGGAGAAGATGGGGGCAGTGAGGTGGTGACCTCAGTAGCCACCCCCCGGTGGAGCTTAAATAGACCCAACAACGATGCGTGTCCCTTTGCGTGAACGTACAATTGATAGCGCCATCCCGCATCGGCAGCCCGACGGATCAAACGAGGGGTGCCGGAGTCTTACCACGTCTTCCTATTTTCTGCTAGAgcttgtgtgggggggggggggtcgcgGTCGCTCAAGCCCCGGATGGCGCCTGCATCTAGTGTTTGTCTGCTGGGAGTAGCTGCTTGGATGATAAGCCAAGATTGGTGATGCCTTATTGTTTTTTGGAGGGATATGTTATTCTTCTATTGGACTGTCTGGAGCAAATAATTGGCTGGAATATACCCCGGAGATGGGCGGTTCTTTGTTTACTGAGAGGTAAAAATATAGTAAGTGGTTCGTAGTATTTTACTGTCGCTCCTGAAATGTAGCGTGTCGTGTAGGAGCGGGTGCGGACTATACGGGCAACCGTTTGTTAATTAGGACGTCTCGTCGCAAAATACATGGATAATTTGAACGGCACGACTGGTTCTAACTTCTGAGGGGTGAGGGCCAGTTTGAGAAGGAAAAAAAAAATCAATGTTGCAAGTGCAGGCTCTTGTCCTATGGGGGGGCGCAATGCCGCCTCTAGGAATTTGGGGCCCTGATTTCTTAAAAAAATCGTATGCGTAAAGAATTCGTATAACAAAAAAATTATACCCTCACTTAATCATATAATTTAAATGTGTATTAAATTGTATAATATTTGGAGATTTATTGAATTTTAATGCTCAATGAGTAAAGTGATGCTAAAGGAATAAATTGATCTCATGTTCTAACAAAAGCATCACTTGTGCGACACCAAAAAGAAGTTGCCTCCCGGGTGGCACAAGGAAAACCCAGATCCACGCCGACGTCATCGGCTCACCACCCACCCCGTCTCTCCCCTCGTTGTCGCCAAAGGATGCCGGTAGGCTAAGCCCGCGCAGCGGGCGGCGGGGTTCTTCGCGGCGGCTCCCCCTCTGTTTTTGGCCGAGAAGTTGTCGAACGGCAGAATTTTTTTCCGGCGGCCTAGCGTGCTAGCTTTGCAATTGCAACAGCTACGCGACACCCAATGGGCCCTTATCTGCCTTTAGATCTATGAAATGGGCTGGGATCGAGGGCCGATGGGCCTAGCTGGGCTCCTTGCTACGAGGTGGGCATCGTCAATGGAGGTTTGGTAGGCCAGCCGGCGATGAACTCAAGAGGTGAGATGGACGGAGAAAGCAAAGCTCGGATGTTGTCCAGACTGATGACAAATGCGTCTACGAGCGTCGTCACCTTGTTGAAGGTGTTTTTTCAGGTTCTCGCCTCCTTGTCCTTGTTACTCTAGGGGAAACAATAGATTCAGGATCACTAGATCAGACGATGGAGGCACTGGTGTCATGTTTCCCTCTTGGGGAAGTGTTTTGGAGTTGGTGTCAGCTGAAATGCCCCGTGATTGGTGATGGTGGTCGTCGGTGGCTTGCCTGGAAACAACTATGTGGATGAGAGA is drawn from Triticum dicoccoides isolate Atlit2015 ecotype Zavitan chromosome 4A, WEW_v2.0, whole genome shotgun sequence and contains these coding sequences:
- the LOC119284508 gene encoding metal transporter Nramp5-like, whose translation is MEIEREAPSSERGRSWRANAVQDVQDGKKFEDGDETLVKEPAWKRFLSHVGPGFMVSLAYLDPGNLETDLQAGANHRYELLWVILIGLIFALIIQSLAANLGVVTGKHLAEICKTEYPKPVMICLWLLAEVAVIAADIPEVIGTAFAFYLLFRIPVWIGVLITGSSTLLLLGLQRYGVRKLEFLISMLVFVMAACFFGELSIVKPPAKEVLKGLFIPKLKGNGATGDAIALLGALVMPHNLFLHSALVLSRKTPSSVRGIKDACRFFLYESGFALFVALLINIAVISVSGTVCFGENLSAEDIDKCSDLSLDNSSFLLKNVLGRSSSIVYGVALLASGQSSTITGTYAGQYIMQGFLDIKMKTWLRNLMTRCIAIAPSLVVSIIGGSNGAGRLIIIASMILSFELPFALIPLLKFSSSSSKMGPHKNSIYIIVFSWTLGLMLIGINVYFLSTSFMGWLINSSLPTYAKVLVGVVVCPLMLVYLVAVVYLTFRKDTVVTFVADSCKADAEKAAGGSGEDDDEPVPYREDLADIPLPAHSTG